Proteins encoded within one genomic window of Atribacterota bacterium:
- a CDS encoding gamma carbonic anhydrase family protein: protein MIINYNGKTPNIDETALVVDNCCIIGEVDVGRYSSIWFYAVLRGDLNLISIGHHTSVQDGTVIHVTENLPTLVGNYVTIGHGAILHGCTIKDCSLIGSGANILDEVVIEENVIIAAGTVVTPKTVIPANSMVMGIPGKVVRKLTDKEYAMLREHADGYVELMKSYKK from the coding sequence ATGATTATAAATTATAATGGTAAAACACCGAACATAGATGAAACGGCTTTAGTAGTTGATAATTGCTGTATCATTGGTGAGGTTGATGTAGGTCGGTATAGCAGTATATGGTTTTATGCTGTTTTGCGTGGTGACTTGAATTTAATTTCTATTGGTCATCATACCAGTGTCCAGGACGGAACAGTTATCCATGTTACAGAAAATCTGCCCACTTTAGTAGGGAACTATGTTACAATTGGTCATGGAGCAATTTTACATGGATGTACAATTAAGGATTGTTCCTTAATTGGTTCAGGTGCAAACATATTAGATGAAGTGGTAATCGAAGAGAATGTCATTATTGCTGCCGGTACTGTAGTCACACCAAAAACAGTAATACCGGCCAATTCTATGGTTATGGGTATACCCGGGAAAGTGGTCAGAAAGTTGACTGATAAGGAATATGCTATGTTACGGGAACATGCAGATGGATATGTTGAATTAATGAAAAGTTACAAAAAATGA
- a CDS encoding excinuclease ABC subunit UvrC yields MNILEKVKQLPQQSGVYLFKDKTGKIIYIGKAISLRNRVSSYFNKSYTHSLKVSQMINRIDDVDYIITGSEMEALLLESRLVKTKNPYFNTQLKDDKSYPYIKITCREEYPAIQLVRKNRYEKDKKARYFGPFVDVEVTKKAVKKLREIFKLRNCSNRKIKMGTTCLDYQINLCSAPCAQKINRDDYRKKVDECCLLLTGQHNQLLKDLKDEMKIVSQLMLFEKAAKIRDTIQMIEKVIDQGKISKHYKKKVGSYLINTKNHSSLNQGLHELQDYLNLQSLPKHIEAYDISNIHGQISVGSLVVFTEGVPDKKRYRHYKIKEVKGINDFAMMREVLYRRFRDSKAKKDALPDLVLLDGGKGQLNIGIQILQELGIKLDIASLAKREEEIFRPGEKDSILLPENSESLFLMQRIRDEAHRFAIGYHKRLRSKQIKNSVIDFIPGIGDKRKRQLLSKFKSIDDIRNAKQEELKEIPGIGDKTARKIKDILEVRHDYKL; encoded by the coding sequence ATGAATATTTTAGAAAAAGTCAAACAATTGCCCCAACAAAGTGGAGTATATCTTTTCAAGGATAAAACTGGCAAAATTATTTATATCGGTAAGGCAATTTCTTTAAGAAACAGAGTAAGCTCTTATTTTAATAAATCCTACACTCATTCATTAAAAGTAAGCCAAATGATAAACAGGATAGATGATGTGGATTATATTATCACCGGGTCAGAGATGGAAGCATTGCTTTTAGAAAGTAGACTGGTAAAAACAAAAAATCCCTATTTTAATACCCAGCTAAAGGATGATAAAAGTTATCCATATATTAAAATAACCTGCAGGGAAGAATATCCTGCTATTCAATTAGTCCGAAAAAATAGGTATGAGAAAGATAAAAAAGCCCGGTATTTTGGACCGTTTGTAGATGTAGAAGTAACCAAAAAAGCGGTTAAAAAATTAAGAGAAATATTCAAATTGAGAAATTGCAGTAATAGAAAAATCAAAATGGGCACAACCTGCCTTGATTATCAGATTAATCTGTGTTCCGCTCCTTGTGCTCAAAAGATAAACCGGGATGATTACCGAAAAAAAGTAGACGAATGCTGTCTCTTATTAACCGGGCAGCATAACCAATTATTGAAAGATTTAAAAGATGAAATGAAGATAGTTTCCCAGTTAATGCTGTTTGAAAAGGCTGCCAAAATCAGGGATACTATACAGATGATTGAGAAGGTAATAGACCAGGGGAAGATAAGCAAACATTATAAGAAAAAAGTAGGCAGTTACCTGATTAACACAAAGAACCACAGTTCCCTTAATCAGGGACTGCACGAGCTACAAGATTATTTGAATTTACAGTCATTACCGAAACATATTGAGGCATATGATATTTCTAATATTCACGGACAGATATCGGTTGGATCGCTTGTAGTCTTTACAGAAGGAGTGCCAGATAAAAAAAGGTACAGACATTATAAGATAAAAGAAGTGAAAGGTATTAATGATTTTGCCATGATGAGAGAAGTGCTCTACAGGAGATTTCGTGACAGTAAAGCAAAGAAAGACGCACTGCCCGATTTGGTATTACTGGATGGTGGAAAAGGTCAATTAAATATAGGTATTCAAATACTGCAGGAACTTGGCATTAAATTAGATATAGCCTCTTTGGCAAAAAGAGAAGAAGAAATATTCCGACCCGGGGAAAAAGATTCTATTTTATTACCGGAAAACTCAGAATCATTATTTTTAATGCAGAGAATCAGGGATGAAGCCCATCGGTTTGCTATTGGTTACCATAAAAGATTGCGCAGTAAACAGATAAAAAATTCTGTTATTGATTTTATACCTGGAATTGGAGATAAAAGAAAAAGACAGCTTTTATCAAAATTTAAAAGTATAGATGATATCCGAAATGCCAAACAGGAAGAATTAAAAGAAATACCCGGGATTGGAGATAAAACAGCACGTAAAATAAAAGATATATTGGAGGTAAGACATGATTATAAATTATAA
- the uvrA gene encoding excinuclease ABC subunit UvrA, whose protein sequence is MQNNIIIKGAREHNLKNISLSIPRNKLIVITGLSGSGKSSLAFDTIYAESQRRYIESLSSYARQFMEKMDKPDVDYIEGLSPSISIDQRKSGKNPRSTVGTVTEIYDYLRLLYARIGIPHCPECGRKITRQTLDQIVEQIMDMPQNSRIKILAPVIRAKKGEHRQVIEDIRRKGFIRLRVDGEMVEVDDDIQLARYQMHDIDIVIDRLIVKPEIKSRVSSSVETALQLGEGLVIVLDEDDKEHVFSEKFSCPHCGINLPEITPRIFSFNSPYGACPNCTGLGYKMAFDHDLVVPDKSKSVMEGALAPWGKVKGRYLNHILSGVAKHYGFSLDIPFNQLTDEQKNILFYGSGDEKINFEYKHYEDDKTWLHTNEFEGVINNLKRRYRETKSKYVQYEIQKYMTISNCSVCNGQRLRPESLMVKINGYSIAQLSDMTIKAIIKFFKHLHIDDRETEISKQIRKEISNRLNFLMNVGLDYITLSRATSTLAGGENQRIRLATQIGSSLTGVLYILDEPSIGLHQRDNDKLLKTLFQLRDQGNTVIVIEHDEDTIRSADFIIDLGPGAGIHGGHLVAQGDEESVQKNKKSITGQYLSKKKKIPVPTSRRNGNGKSINIIGARQFNLKNINVSIPLGKFNCVTGVSGSGKSTLVEDILYKSLNKILYHSRVRPGEYDRIEGVENIDKVITIDQSPIGKTSRSNPATYTGVFTPIRELFAKAKTAKVRGYKSGRFSFNVKGGRCEACQGAGIVKIEMFFLPDIYIPCEVCKGNRFNQETLEVKYKNKNIAEVLDMTVDEACQFFENIPKINRGLQTLVDVGLGYIKLGQSASTLSGGEAQRIKLAKELSKISTGRTLYLLDEPTTGLHFDDVSKLLNVLNRLVEQGNTVLVIEHNLEVIKSADHIIDLGPGGGDEGGEIVFEGTPEEIIQHPDSFTGKYLKEIINTGHNKDIIKV, encoded by the coding sequence ATGCAAAACAACATTATCATCAAAGGGGCAAGGGAACATAATTTAAAAAATATTTCTCTGAGCATACCCCGAAATAAACTGATTGTTATAACCGGTTTAAGTGGTTCAGGAAAATCCTCTCTGGCTTTTGATACTATTTATGCAGAGAGCCAGAGACGTTATATTGAATCTCTGTCCTCTTATGCAAGACAATTTATGGAAAAAATGGACAAGCCTGATGTAGATTATATTGAAGGGTTATCGCCTTCTATTTCGATTGACCAGAGAAAATCAGGTAAAAACCCACGTTCTACTGTGGGAACTGTAACCGAGATATATGATTATTTGCGCTTATTATATGCCAGAATCGGTATACCTCATTGTCCCGAATGTGGCAGAAAAATAACAAGGCAGACATTAGATCAAATTGTTGAACAGATAATGGATATGCCCCAAAATAGCAGAATAAAGATATTGGCACCTGTGATCAGGGCTAAAAAAGGTGAACACCGTCAGGTGATTGAAGATATTAGAAGGAAGGGTTTTATCCGGTTACGGGTTGATGGAGAAATGGTTGAAGTGGATGATGATATCCAATTAGCTCGTTATCAAATGCATGATATAGACATAGTTATTGATAGATTAATAGTAAAACCGGAAATAAAGAGCAGGGTAAGCAGTTCTGTTGAAACTGCATTACAATTAGGTGAAGGGTTAGTAATTGTTCTGGATGAAGATGATAAAGAACATGTTTTTAGTGAGAAATTCTCCTGTCCTCATTGTGGAATTAACCTGCCTGAAATAACACCCAGAATTTTTTCTTTTAATAGTCCATATGGAGCTTGTCCAAATTGTACAGGTTTGGGATACAAGATGGCATTTGACCATGATTTGGTAGTTCCCGATAAAAGTAAATCAGTCATGGAAGGGGCTCTGGCACCATGGGGTAAAGTTAAAGGTAGATACCTGAATCACATTTTATCCGGTGTTGCAAAACATTATGGTTTTTCACTGGATATTCCATTTAATCAGTTAACAGATGAGCAGAAAAATATTTTATTTTATGGATCTGGAGATGAAAAGATAAATTTTGAATATAAACATTATGAAGATGACAAAACATGGTTGCATACAAATGAATTTGAAGGAGTCATAAATAATTTAAAAAGAAGATACAGAGAGACTAAATCAAAATATGTGCAATATGAGATTCAAAAATATATGACAATCAGCAATTGTTCGGTTTGTAACGGACAAAGACTTCGCCCGGAAAGTCTTATGGTGAAAATCAACGGGTATTCCATTGCTCAATTATCGGACATGACGATAAAGGCAATTATTAAATTTTTTAAACATCTTCATATAGATGATAGAGAAACAGAAATATCAAAACAGATTAGAAAGGAAATCAGCAACCGACTTAATTTCTTAATGAATGTTGGTTTGGACTATATTACTCTTTCCCGGGCTACCTCTACACTTGCCGGAGGAGAAAATCAGCGGATAAGACTTGCTACACAAATAGGTTCAAGCCTGACGGGAGTTTTATATATTCTGGATGAACCATCAATTGGATTGCATCAACGGGATAATGATAAATTATTAAAGACTCTTTTTCAGCTTAGAGACCAGGGAAATACAGTGATTGTTATTGAACATGATGAGGATACTATTCGTTCAGCCGATTTTATTATTGACCTGGGACCGGGTGCCGGAATCCATGGAGGGCATTTAGTGGCACAGGGTGATGAAGAAAGTGTCCAGAAAAATAAAAAATCAATAACAGGTCAGTATTTGAGCAAGAAAAAGAAGATACCTGTCCCAACAAGCAGGAGAAACGGGAATGGTAAGAGTATAAATATAATTGGCGCCAGGCAATTTAACCTGAAAAATATAAATGTCTCCATACCTTTAGGTAAATTTAACTGTGTAACCGGAGTATCCGGTTCTGGAAAGAGCACACTGGTAGAGGATATATTATACAAATCATTGAATAAAATATTATACCATAGCAGAGTCAGGCCTGGTGAATATGACCGAATAGAAGGTGTTGAAAATATCGATAAAGTTATAACCATTGACCAGTCACCCATAGGGAAAACATCACGTTCAAATCCTGCTACTTATACCGGAGTCTTTACCCCGATAAGGGAATTGTTTGCAAAGGCAAAAACAGCAAAGGTGAGAGGATACAAGTCAGGAAGATTTAGTTTTAATGTGAAGGGCGGAAGGTGTGAAGCATGTCAGGGTGCAGGAATAGTAAAGATAGAGATGTTTTTTTTACCTGATATCTATATTCCCTGTGAGGTTTGCAAGGGAAACAGGTTTAACCAGGAGACATTAGAGGTAAAATATAAAAATAAAAATATTGCTGAAGTGTTAGATATGACAGTTGATGAAGCCTGTCAATTTTTTGAGAATATTCCCAAAATAAATAGAGGATTACAGACTCTTGTTGATGTAGGACTGGGTTATATTAAATTAGGTCAATCTGCAAGTACTTTATCAGGAGGAGAAGCACAAAGAATTAAACTGGCTAAGGAGTTAAGCAAAATAAGCACCGGCAGGACATTATATCTTTTAGATGAACCCACTACAGGATTGCATTTTGATGATGTCAGCAAACTTTTAAATGTATTAAACAGATTAGTCGAACAGGGTAATACTGTACTGGTAATTGAGCATAATCTGGAAGTAATCAAGTCGGCGGATCACATTATTGATTTAGGACCTGGAGGAGGAGATGAGGGAGGAGAGATAGTCTTTGAAGGAACGCCTGAAGAAATTATACAGCACCCTGATTCTTTCACCGGCAAATATTTGAAAGAAATCATAAATACCGGCCATAATAAAGACATAATTAAAGTATAA